One Synechococcus sp. MU1617 genomic window, GTTGCAACCAAGCGATGTCACTTAAGACAATCGGAATATGGTTTGCATGGATACAACATCTTGCGATGAGGCAATAAAAAAGCTCCAGCCGCACGGGCTGAAGCCAGGTGATGGGGAACAAGCGAAACATATCGGCCCTACAGCCACAATCAAGGGCTTTGGACACCACATCTGGTGGCTGATACAGCCTTGCCCGGGCAGCTGACACCATTGACCACCAGCTGCAAAACCGAAAAGGTCAGTGCGAACCGAACCAGGAGCAACAGGTGCCGAGACGGATCGCCAACAACGCCAGAACGCCAAGCGCCGCAGACACAAACGAAAGTCCCATCAGCTGCTGACGGCGCTTCTCACTCTTGGCCTCGACCGATTGGCTGCCGTTCAACGAAAAAATCCAGACGGCTCAACTTACGCGTTTTCTGTAGCTTGCGCTACTAAGGCTGGAGCGCTGCCAGCGATTCGGAGGCTGCGTGCACTGAGTTGCGTGCGCGCTCTGAGATGACGGTGGCGGCGACAGGGCCTTTCATACAAATCGGCGCTGTTTTTCCACGACCGTGGGTAGGGCCAGCTGCGTTTGACTGCAGGCGAATTGGTTGTTCTGCAACACCACCAGGCGTGGAGCCACAGGGCGGTCATGCCACAGATCAAACCAGTCATGGCTGCATGATGAAACCCATCGGGGCAGCGTCAAGCGCAGGACAGCAACCTAAGCAACGCTGAGGCATCCCCCGCAGCTCTGCATGAATGAGTGATACGGCCAGTTGCCAAGTGCCCTTAGGCCGATGCAGAACGGGTGCATCGGATCAGCAGCCATGACCAAGCGTCGCTTTCTCGAAAAGCAACCGCTCACCGAAGCGGAAGGACTGACCGCCCTCATCATGATGGGGGTGGGGCTAACCCTGGGCGGCATCAGCGTGACGATCTTGATGGCGCTGAATGCCTCAGCCGCGGGGTCTTGGCAGGAACTCTGGCTCTCAGGCCACCTTAATTTCTGAGCTCAGGCCAACCAAGGCCAACGGAGTCCCAAAGCCTCCAAGGGATCCATCACGAGCTTGTTGAGGGCCCGGCCCAAAAGCACCTGGGGCTCTTCGGGACGGATCGGACGCACCGGATGCTCATGACGGGGCGATGCATTCGCCCCCCTCACCAGCCCACTGCGCAGCAGGGCATTGGCCGCCTCAAGACCGCAGACGTAGGCCCGTTCCTGGCACAGCCCCTTGGCACCATGCTCGCGTTCGCCCATCCGCACCCAATCGCCAGCGCAGACCACCGACGGAAGTGCTGTTTTCAGCGGCGGCCGTTGGTTGAAACTCCCGGGGGAGAACAACGACACAGAGCCCGGGTAACGCCGCACTTCAAACTCCAGCACCTGGGCGAACCGAAAGCCCGGCACCGCCTCGGGCAACAGCTCATCCAGCAGGGTTTCGACGATCTCTTGATCACTCAGCGCTGCGATCGCCGTGGCGTTGTAGAAGTCGCTGGCCACCACTGAGCCCTGGGGCTCACCACCACCCCAGAGTGCATCTTGATCCGCGTTCTGCAGCTGGTCCAGCATGAAAAAAGTGGCGCCAGCACCCTGCAAGGCGCCAAAGCGCGAGAAGACATTGGCGGGGTCGGCGACCGCTACGTAGCGATCCATCCACAACCGCACCGACACCACATCGATCGCGCCCAAGCTGCCAGCGGCCACCAGCTCCGGCAGCACATCCCTGCAGCCCGGCGACTGTGCCATCAGGGCATTCATGCCCTTGGCACCTACCGCCAGCACAACCGCATCAACGTCATCGATAACGCTGGAGCGTCCAGTTGCTTGGGAGCGGACCTCCACCGACTGGGTCGCTTCACTGGAGTGATCAAGATTGAGGCGCGTAGCCAACGTTCCTGCCAAGACAGTGAGCAGGCCAGAGTCCAGCAAGCGTTCAGCCAGGGGAGCGATCAACTGCTCGGCGATGCTGCCGGAACGCATCCACCGCACATCAAAGGAGTCTTGATGCGCCAGGGCGTAGTAGTAGAGCAGCTCCATGGTGACGGCTGCCGATAATTCCTCCGGTGGCTTGAACAGCCCCACCAGGAGAATCGGACGCAAAAACTCGTCGATCATCCGCTCACTGATTCCCAGTTGGCGGAACAGGGTCAACGCATCGATGGCGTCGTAACGCCGGAATGTCGCCTCGTTTCGATTCAGATCAAGCATCGCCACCAGTAGGCCGGCAATGCTCAAGCGATCGGCAACAGGCAGGCGCTTGAAGTTCTTGATCGTCGCCATGGCCTGCCCCAGGGGGCTGGGGAGCTGCAGCCCATCACCGAACACCGGCGCAGTGGCCTCCAGACCGGCGGGGGACCAGAAGGCGCTGGTGGTGAATTCAGTGAACACATCAGTGAGCCCAAGCTCATCTGTCAGCGCATTGATGTTGGGGTAATCCCTCCAAAAGCCCCGGGTGCCGGCTTCAAAGGGTTTGCCAGTGGCGGTGCGCATCGCCGTCCTCCCCGTGGGATCCGACATCCCATCGATCAGGGTGACGCAAACGCCTGCTTCACAGAGAGCTTTGGCGGCACCCCAGCCGGCCCAGCCAGCGCCGATCACCACCACATGGGAGGCCTCAGCGTTCATGGCCTTGGGTTGCTCAGGCATCACCCTTTGAAAGTTCCGTGAATGATCAATGCATCATGAAGCTCTAGTGCTCAATCAGAGCAAGTTCAGAGCCTCAAGCACTTGGACCCGAATGCCACCGAGACGGGCCCATGCCCGCAAGGCATCAGTTTGGGAGCGGTAAGGCCGCCAGTCGTCTTCATCAATGCGCCGTTGAATGTGACGCATCACCCGTTCAGCGACGACACGGTCACTGGATGCTTTCAGAACGATCTGCCGACCATTCAACTCAAACGTGTCAGTCATTTTTGGGTGGTTTGATCAGCTCACCGGTCTGCAACGACACCACAGCGAAGCTGCCCACAAAGACAACCGCAACCAGGACGAGGAAGGCCGCTGTGAGATTGCTGATCTCAAGCTGCCCGAGCATGAAGGCAAGCAATGGCATCATCCAAAGCAGCAACCGCTTTTGAACTTAAACGGACTGGTCGTTGTTCAGATTGCCAAGAACCATGCCGGCCATCGACAAACCGATGGCAAGCATCACAACCGCTTCGATCATGCGGCTTTATTGGAGACGCTTGGCTTCTTGAGCAGAACAGCCGCGGTGGAGGGCTTCACCGTGACCTGGCCAGAAAGAGCAGATTGAGATTGGGGCTGCCAGGTGGATGCTGCTGAACAACGGGTGGGATTTTTCAACCAAGAACTGCGTCCCATCAACCTTCAATCAGCTGTGACCAGGATTACGGATGAAGCGCAGAAGATCTGTCTGATTGGCGACCGACGCCGGAAGTGAGGTGTTTCTTGATCAAGCACTAATCGCGTCAGGCATTGCTGCCGTCAAGCGATCACGGATCTGAACAGCTGCCTGGCGATAGGCCGCCCAGCCCCCCATGCGCCGTAGATCGGCACGACCACGATCATCCACAGCATTCGATACGCATACACCCTCCACCTCAGCTTTTTCAAACGCCGCTAACAAGGGGATTTCCGCCTGCATCACATCCACATCAAAACCCTCCAAAATCTGGCGTGCTTCCTGCGCAACCCGTTGTTTTCGGCTGTCCACCTTCACCAACAACGCGGCATGCATGGTGTCCATCTGTCTGAGGATTGAAGAGAGTTCAACGGTGAGCTCCACTGATCTCGCCTGCGGCGTGGTTGGCAGCAAAACAAGATCTGCTCCCGCCGAAAGATTTTTGAGTTCATCCTCGTGGCTGCTGGCCTGCCCGTCGGTGATGATCACCTGGGCGTGGCGGGTGGCTTTCGCTGCAGCCTCCACCGGCACCACCTCAAACGGAAGCATCCCCCGGGCGGCATAAGCGGTTGCTGACCGATTGCGGTCCGCATCAACAACACACACCGACAGACCCTGCTGGGCCCAGACACAAGCCAAATGAATGCTGGTGCAGGTTTTTGCCACACCACCCTTCTGGCCAAAGACAGTCAAAAACATGGCGAAGGTTTAAATGCGCGGAATGATCGCGTCATTCGGGAAAAACTCTTCAAACACACAAATGCGGTCGGCCCAACGGGCCTCCACTTCCAAACGCATCAAGCGATTGCGCACCCACATCAAGGTGTCCACATCAATAGGTTTATGGAACTTGTGCTGCTGAGCCTTCACCCAATCATCCTTGCTCTGAGCGCTGTTCATGACCGCCAAAACTGATCTGCACTTACCGTACGGATGGCGTCTATGGGCGCCATTAGCTTCACACTGAGTAAGCATCAAAGATCACCCAATCGCAGACGAACTGTTCAGCAGAACAACGAATTAATGGAAGCTTTGAGTCCGGGCCAGAAGGTTCAGAGCTTGAGCCTCGAGATCGGTAGCCGATCCATCATTTCCACCAGTCAAGCGGCGACAGAATCGATTCAATTCTCCTTCAGCCGTAATGACTCAAAAAACACCAGAACTCAAGCCGCGTCCGGTGCATACACCTCCCAAACGTGCTTGAAGCCTTTGAAGGCCTGAGCCGAACAAAATTCTTGTTCTGTAACAGCGCGAACGACACGTGGGATTGCACCACTCCTATAAAGGATCTGTAGCAACTGCTACGCATTCACGTTCACCTCGTCTTCGGCGAGGCGCAGTTCGATTCAGGCCATGGAACGGGGACCTGAGCTTGCTTCGAGGAACTCATCATGACCCTGACCTATCGCGGCCAGAAGTACAACCAGAACAACGCTGCCGCATCCAACGCCCAGCGTCCTGTTCTTGTTTATCGCGGTCAGAAAGTATCCCGCTGACAACAGCACAACCTCTTTCAAGCCCCGCCTCGGCGGGGCTTTTTTTATGGCTCATTCGCCTTCAGGATCTGGCTGCTTTGCCTTCCAACGTTCAAACCAAACCGCGACGGCGAGGGACACACCCACGGCAA contains:
- a CDS encoding DUF4278 domain-containing protein → MTLTYRGQKYNQNNAAASNAQRPVLVYRGQKVSR
- a CDS encoding ParA family protein encodes the protein MFLTVFGQKGGVAKTCTSIHLACVWAQQGLSVCVVDADRNRSATAYAARGMLPFEVVPVEAAAKATRHAQVIITDGQASSHEDELKNLSAGADLVLLPTTPQARSVELTVELSSILRQMDTMHAALLVKVDSRKQRVAQEARQILEGFDVDVMQAEIPLLAAFEKAEVEGVCVSNAVDDRGRADLRRMGGWAAYRQAAVQIRDRLTAAMPDAISA
- a CDS encoding FAD-dependent oxidoreductase, coding for MPEQPKAMNAEASHVVVIGAGWAGWGAAKALCEAGVCVTLIDGMSDPTGRTAMRTATGKPFEAGTRGFWRDYPNINALTDELGLTDVFTEFTTSAFWSPAGLEATAPVFGDGLQLPSPLGQAMATIKNFKRLPVADRLSIAGLLVAMLDLNRNEATFRRYDAIDALTLFRQLGISERMIDEFLRPILLVGLFKPPEELSAAVTMELLYYYALAHQDSFDVRWMRSGSIAEQLIAPLAERLLDSGLLTVLAGTLATRLNLDHSSEATQSVEVRSQATGRSSVIDDVDAVVLAVGAKGMNALMAQSPGCRDVLPELVAAGSLGAIDVVSVRLWMDRYVAVADPANVFSRFGALQGAGATFFMLDQLQNADQDALWGGGEPQGSVVASDFYNATAIAALSDQEIVETLLDELLPEAVPGFRFAQVLEFEVRRYPGSVSLFSPGSFNQRPPLKTALPSVVCAGDWVRMGEREHGAKGLCQERAYVCGLEAANALLRSGLVRGANASPRHEHPVRPIRPEEPQVLLGRALNKLVMDPLEALGLRWPWLA